TGATATTCATGTGGGTGTGAGTGGATATGACGATGAAGATTGAACAAGAAGATTGAACGCATTGAAGTGTAGCTGTTGCATTTAATTTAGTATGACTCTATATATTAATTCTATAATTTGATTAGAACCTTATTTTGGATGAATGTTGTGGTTATAATgacatatttacatattttgaaGGATATTCATATTATTTGAAAACGTATTGTATTAAATTAATGTTTGTTGGAAAGGCGATCGCCTTAAATCGCCTTTGCACGCCGATGCTCTCGCCTTGTGAGGCTTGACCATGTCGCCTTCGCCTTCGCTTTCGCATCTGAAAACATTGGGTTGAACGGCTGACAGGGACTGTCAGCTTTTGCACgcagtggtggtggtgggattGTGCGGTCGGATGTGCTGGCGTATACCATACAGCGGCGTATGATAGATTTTTCCAAAGAACGCGCTCCAAGCGTTTGGGTTTGACAACTTTGCTGTCGTATTTAATCGTTCTCGTCCGGCTGCACGGCGACGTTGGCTTTGGCATCTGGCCTCGCCAACGTGAGCCATGTGTGGTCGGACGAGATTTGTGCTCGGGGATTTGGTCTAGTGATTGGAGGATAGGAAGGAATTGTGCCATGGTTTCTGGTTTTTAGTTTGGGATGGTGATTGCAGGTGGAATGGGTGCGCAACAGACGACGTTTGGGTGTGGGATGCCAATCGTGTTCCCGGATTTCGTAGCAAGGATTAAAGAGGATGGCGAGTGTGGGCATCTTATCTCTGGTGTCTCTCGGTATCAGGGATTCAGGCGCTCATGGTTTGGGATTGCGGTGGAGGAGGACGGGTGCTGCGAGATCTATGATAACGGCTTTTGTTTGGCAACAATTCGGGTACACGTCCCCCATTGTAGTCAACAATTTCATTAATAAATACCTAAGATAAATACATGAACAATACATTCACAAAGTGAGAGATTATTTAGCTAACGGAGAGAAAAGTCAACAATAAGAACTTAAAATCAAGATCCATGTAAGAAGAATAAACTTAGGTATTGGACCTTGATCATCTTCCTATGAAAATCCTCAGCTTCATTAATAAAAATCAATACCATAAATTAGAGCCGCAACATGTGTAGTGCACCATAGGCGTCTAGGATGACCGCAAATGGAACATACAAACAATATGAAAgtgaaaaactgaaaattatgtatttttgGCCGATTATGTTTAGAGGGTAAAAGAGAGAATACATTTTTATAAAAACTACATGAGGTACATATAGTAAATTGGGAGGTGCAACTAGAATGACTCTTGTTCATTCACAATGGTATGCAAATCAAGATTCAACAATAGTCTGAATCTgacaaaatttgaaaaagattTATTAGTTATTAAGGTTTGATTATCTAGTTTCTTTGGTAATTTAGTCCCTTAATTAATAAAGAAAGCGGCAATTACTTGATTCTTCGAAACGATGACAGCAACATGAGCACATCTTGTCCTACCTTTCTTTGTATTTATGGTTCGTTGAAGAAGACGTACCTTCACATGTATGTAACTTGTAGCTTTTTTCATTACCTAGTTCACGACTATTTCCAACGTACCACAAAATCTTAAAACACCTCCAGAAAAATCCTTTGGACTTATAATCGTTTAGCTCAAAAACACTTAATGGAGCCAGAGGCTGAGATTGATCGGTTGCCTCTGGACCTCTTGGCTAATATCTTTGTTCTCATCACTTCCTTCACTGATTTGGCCCAGTACGTTTTCTTATgcatttcatcatcatcatcaactgaTTACTGTCTTTGAATTAAACTATTCTGGGTTGttgatttctttcttttgctgTTTCTGAATTTGGTTTTGTTGTAAATTTGTGAAGAGCAAGCGGTGTGTGTAGAAAATGGAAACAGGGGGTGAAGCAGAGCCTTGGACGCAGAGAGAGTTTGAGCTTTGCTGGTTGGAAGATGGATGATGACTCCACCGCTCGTGTTCTTCGCTATGCTTACAGCCTCAGAGACTTAGATATGTATGTAATTTGGGTTCTCTCTGTTTCTACATATTTGCTATTATTTTCTAAAAGCTTTGTTAAGTAGGTTGCAAGTTAGGATCAAAGTCAAACGCAAACTGGAaagtgaaagaaacccactttGGTTTTCATTTCCCATGATCATTCACTAACTTTAACTTATTACTTCAATCTAAGTTTTGCTACTAGCTGAACAAAGTTGATCAATTTCTATGCTTAGTTTGGTTGGTCAATTTAAATCTCTAATAATGTGGGTGATATTCGAGATGTACTAATTAAGTTCACTGATGAattggttgttgttgttgttgtttgttgtcAGTTCAAGAAGCCGGTGGGGTTGTCAGATATCCGACACCGGATTGTACAGGATCTCTTTGGCAAAGTGTATCAGCAATTTAACATCCATATCGTTATGGGGTATTACAGGGATCACAGACAAAGGTGTTGTTCATTTGGTAAGTCATATGCCTAATGGGTAAGGGCTTTTGGTTTAGCTAAATAAAGGTTTCTTCTTTCTAAGATGATCTTATTTTGCAACAGATATCCAGAGCTAATTCCTTGCAGCGTCTGAATATTGGTGGCACATTCATCACAGATGAATCACTGTATGCCATTGCTAATAACTGTCCACATTTGAAGGTATGTTGTTCAGGGGGAATTCGGGCATGTTTTTGAAGTGCTTTTGTTGAAAGTACTATTACATTTTTACTAGGTAGTACCTAAGCCAGAAGCATGTTTGTTAAAACACATTTTTCGTTAAAAGATTCAAGTGTTTCCAAAATGTACGTGGAAGCATTATCGGAGAACTTAGCAAGCAAATTTTAGATGTCTAAGAACTTCTGGCAGGTTTTAAAAGCATTGCTAAGCACATGTTTATCGCCATTTTCCAAATGCGTTTTCTGGAATCTTTTTGTTCTACAGATGCTAAACTTCTTTCTGCCTGTTGTGTTCTTTCAGACTATTGTTCTATGGAGCTGCCGTCACGTAACAGAGAACGGCCTTCTCGTTCTTGTAAATAGTTGCCGCAAGCTCGAGTCCATCAATGTATGGGGGACCAGAGTTCCGGTAGAATGCTTCATTGCTTTGCTTACTATCAGTCCAGCTCTTCAGATAAAACCCAAAGGACTGCCTTTAAGTGTTGATGCTGCTATGTTGCCGCCTTTTGTGATATAATGTGCTCATTCTTCTACTTCTCTGTTTAATGTTGCCCTAcatgtgttttctttcaactcAATGTCCTGCATGGGAGGTTGAGGTTTCTTTATCAGCTCAATTATTGCTGGTGTTTGTATTCTTGGCTTCTTGCTCTTTCTCTGTATATAATTGAATGTATAACACCCAACTTTTATTCCTTTGTGCAATGTGTGAATACGATTCAAATGAATCTAAAGTTTAATAAACACCAAATGTCCTAATGTCATTATTGTTGGAATGAGGATTCCAAGTCAAATCAAATAATCAAGTTCATTATAAGGTAGAAATTTATGTGCCTTTAGTATATCTAAAGGCCCTCACGTTCACTTTCATAATTGCATTGCTCTTCTTTACACTTGTACACTTTTATAAGAGTAATTCTGTGTTGTAAGACATGCCCAGAGTCAAATATACAACAGTGCTCAGATATGGGTAGAAAGAACAATCCGAAAACAGATAAAATTGCAGCGAAGACTGAATGTTTAGTATGAATGACCCTTCATTAAGTGGAGAAACTAAATTGATATTTGAATCTGCATAATAATATTAAGTTCAGAATCTTAAATTGATCTCCTGTCTACGACTGCAATCGATGAATGATCCCTAATCCAAAGCCGACATGAAATGTGAATACAACAAACTCTTGGGAAACCTAATACTGATAATACGAGCAGCAGCAGTTCTGTAGATGCTAGGCCGTACAATCCTCTATTCATTCTACATTACTCCATTTCCTGACAGAACACCTGAAAGCACAAATGAATCACGAAAACATTGATCAGTATGAACAATAAGGCAAATAAAAGGAAACAGAGTGAAGACAATGCAGCTACaacaaaattttcattatcGGATATGGTTTATTGGCACAAACTTTCCTACTGAAGGGGTTTATATAGTCCTGTTCTTGATATAGTTACTGATGACTTTCAGGGCTTCAAAACATTTGAACGACATGCCAATTACTGACCAGATTGAACTGTAAGTATCCGACCAGCACAAAagatgaaaataaaagaaaccaGTTTTCAAGTGACCTCTTTGACCAATCAACCATatacaaaaacaaagaaatggaTGATTCTGATACGAACTGGAACATTTGCATCAAACTTTTATAATAAATAggtgaataaaaaaattatagggTGTAAGTTGCCAAAATTCATATATTTGAGAACCAGCTACATAAAGAAGCACATCCATACCTGAACTAATTCTTGGTGCTTCATGAGTATTATGTCTTCAGGTGCAACTCCATAATTTGTTGCACAAGTTATAATTTCTTCGGCAAGTCATACAAATACGTCTCCTTTAAA
This genomic interval from Argentina anserina chromosome 1, drPotAnse1.1, whole genome shotgun sequence contains the following:
- the LOC126795086 gene encoding F-box protein At5g67140; this encodes MEPEAEIDRLPLDLLANIFVLITSFTDLAQASGVCRKWKQGVKQSLGRRESLSFAGWKMDDDSTARVLRYAYSLRDLDISRSRWGCQISDTGLYRISLAKCISNLTSISLWGITGITDKGVVHLISRANSLQRLNIGGTFITDESLYAIANNCPHLKTIVLWSCRHVTENGLLVLVNSCRKLESINVWGTRVPVECFIALLTISPALQIKPKGLPLSVDAAMLPPFVI